CGCCGGACTTGCCGATCCCGACTGTGAGATCGACGTCGTGGTCGTCGTCGGACAGCAGGTCGGCCATCGCGATGCCGACGTGAGTCAGGCGATTGCTGTCGCTACCGATGGCGCTCCAGTCGACGTGGACGTCCGCCGGACTCGTCGTCGTGTCTTTCTCGCTGCCGCGCCCGCTCTGTTCGACCAGCCAGCTCGCCGTCTCCCGGGAGACGTTCAGCTCGTCGGCGATCTCGCCCTTCGAGAGCCCGCGGTCCGTCAGCTCACCCGCACTGTCGATGAGTTCGTCGGTCGACTTCATTCACTCTCCCGATTCGAGCGCCGGGAATAAAACCACCGGTGATCCGACGACGTGAGATCGAAAAACGTTTTACTATCTGTGTTGTTAACTCAGGTAGCCCGTCGGCACACCGTCGTGATGTCTTTATCCACGTGCGACGGGCCACCCCCCACCCCCCACCCCATTCGATACACCCTTTCGGTGTGACCTACGATCCGTTAGTTGATCGTCCGCGCTGTGTCTTCGATGCTGTGAGCACGGGACGACAGTCACAAAGATAGCATCGTCTCCAGCGGACTGATCTACTGGGATCGTTCGACAGTAACGTCCCCGGAAAGCTCTTGCATATTCGCCGGCGCGACGGTCACGCCGGCCGCGGCGAGGGTGTCCTTCGCACGCGAGGCGAAGTCGGTCCTGACTGCGAGGATGTCGGTCTCGGCTGGATCGACGACCCAGAATCTCACGACCAGCTCGACGGCTGACTCACCGAGGCGCTCGACGTGGACGGCCGGGGCCGGTTTGGCGAGGATCCGGTCGTCTTCGACGGCGGCCTCCCGGAGTAGCGCCGTGACCTGGGGAATGTCCTCGTCGTAGGCGACGACGAGCGACTCGTTGACGCGGTAGCGGACGCCGTCGTAGGGGTGGACGACTGGCTTCGTACTGAGGTCGTTGTTCGGGACGGTCACGATCTCGTTGTCGGGCGTGCGAACGCGGGTCGTCCGGAGGCCGATCTTGACGACCGTGCCGCCGCGGCCGCTCCACTCGATGTAGTCGCCGACGTTGAAGTTCGCGTCGAGGACGAGGAAGATCCCGCTGACCAGATTGCTGATGACGTCCTGGCCGGCGACGCCGATCGCCAGCGTGATCGCCGCGACGACGATAGCCGAACCCGAGAGGTAGCTACCGAACCCGGCGGCGGCGATGGCGACCGGGAACGCGACGACGGCGAAGACGACGCGGAGGTAGAGGTCCACCGCCTCGACCAGCGTCGGATTGTTCGCGTTGCGCAACTGGACGACCCGGCGGGCCGGCGGGACGACGAGGAAGCGACCGGCGAGATAGACCAGCCCGAACGTACAGATGAACAGTCCGACTCGAAGCAGCCACCGTTCCGTGTCCGGATTCAGCGCCGGCACCTGCGCCAGAGTCGTCAGTAGATCGACGTGCATACCGGACGCTCGGCTGGCGAGCGTGTAAAGCTCCGGTCGGATTTCGACCGGCGTTCGCGAGTGGACCCAGAGCACACAGCATAAGTAGGCCACTCTCTAATACCGGCCAAATGCGGATCGAACAGGTCGGTGACGGCGATCCCGAGATCGCTGTCGTCGCAGCAGTTCACGGTGACGAACCCTGCGGCGTCCGCGGGATCGAGCGACTGCTCGACGCCCAGCCGGACTTCGAGCGGGCGGCGAAACTGATCGTCGCCAACGAGGAGGCGCTGGCGGCCGAGAAGCGGTATCTCGAC
The Halapricum salinum genome window above contains:
- a CDS encoding mechanosensitive ion channel family protein gives rise to the protein MHVDLLTTLAQVPALNPDTERWLLRVGLFICTFGLVYLAGRFLVVPPARRVVQLRNANNPTLVEAVDLYLRVVFAVVAFPVAIAAAGFGSYLSGSAIVVAAITLAIGVAGQDVISNLVSGIFLVLDANFNVGDYIEWSGRGGTVVKIGLRTTRVRTPDNEIVTVPNNDLSTKPVVHPYDGVRYRVNESLVVAYDEDIPQVTALLREAAVEDDRILAKPAPAVHVERLGESAVELVVRFWVVDPAETDILAVRTDFASRAKDTLAAAGVTVAPANMQELSGDVTVERSQ